In the genome of Nycticebus coucang isolate mNycCou1 chromosome 12, mNycCou1.pri, whole genome shotgun sequence, the window GGGAAGACCTGCCTGCTTGTACGCTTCAAGGATGGCGCCTTCCTGGCGGGGACCTTCATCTCCACTGTGGGCATCGACTTCCGGGTGAGAGTAGAGACTGATGTCCTGAGCCCTGGCCAGGCCCAGGAAGGCCTTAGACCCCACATCAACTCACTGCATCTTCCCAGGATGCCTGGGAAGCTGGTTCTTTGCTATCCCAGTGGTAGTACTGACAGGTTCAGGATATGGAGCTTCCAGCTGAGCCACCCAGATCCCAGGGTGAGGGTAGTTGAGATGGAATGCCTCAGACACTATCTCACTGCATCTGACAAGTTCCTGTCTTCCTGGCTCTACCTAGGGGACAGACTATATCCTGTGCTTTAGGGGAGATTGAGTGCTGGTGTCCCCAGGGTGGTAACAGTCAGAGGTAACTCAAGGCCCATGTCCACTCAGGAGGCCCGCACAGCTGTCCCTCTGTACAGAGGAGGTCCTAAGGTTGTGGGAGGTGCCAGGTGGCCTGCTCAGGTCCTACAAGAGGTGGCTGCAGTGCTGGAGCAGATACTTCACCCAGGACCTATGGGGGAGGGCTTCCAGGGCTGGCCTTGGTTAACATGCTGCCCTTGGGTGACAACATGGCCCCCAGCACCCTACACAGGGGTCTGCAGGGGCTCTGATGCCAGAGCCCCACACCTCTGCCCACCAGCCTTAATTCCTCGTGCTGAGGTGTTGGTGTGTTCTTAGCAAATCttggatttgcatttttctcaccCTTTAATTAGACACAGTTAGCAGCAAGATGGGAGGGAGCCCATTCCAGGGACAGAAAAGGGGGGATCCCTCCAGTCTGGGGAGCCATCCTCTATCCTGTTCAGGGGATCCAAGCCCCCTCAAGTCTTCTGGGATGAGTGAGGATTGAGGTGCCAGCAGTCAGGTTGGGTCAGACGGTGGTGGTTCTTTGTTCTGGTCCCCGCTTCCCCTCTAGCTCTTGGACAGGTGAGGCCTTGTAGTTTGCACCCTGCTAAGGGTGCCAGGGAAGGCAAGATGtcctctccagcctcctccctcgCCCAGCAGATGGCTGTGCCTGGCTCCCTGGAGACCCAGAAGCACAATGACAACAGGACttgcagggagggaggtggtaTATGTCTCCCTGCCTATCTAGTGCTTAGCTGAGAGGGCCTGGCTGGGGAACATCCCCAGGCAGCAAACACAAGAGGACAAAATGCCTACCAGGCAGTTCTGGACACTGATTACTGACTTGAGTCAGAGAGGTACAGACTCAGCCCTTGTGGAGCCAAGGAGAGGCTTTTAAATTAGAACACTTTTAGACAGACAATTGTCAGTGATTTGAAAGAATAGTTCTGGCACCTTGgtcatccccattttgcagatgggtaaactgaggcagtGTTAGTAAATGGCCTGGGGTCACACTGGGTAACATTTCAAATAAGTGCAAGTGGCTCCAAGAAGTGTGTACAGAGCACATGGAAGGAAAAAGGCAGGCAGAAGTCTGCACTCTTTGCAGGAGAGCTGCTGAATTGGAAAGTGTGTACAGGGAAGCAGAGTGGCAGCCAGCGCTGTGCTGGAGCAAGAGACAGAAAGGGCTTGGCTTTAAAGgtcctgggggacagggagagCTTCCAGGTAGGCAGAGAAAAATATTGGTCCAGCCTTGGTCACAGCTGGCCATAGTCCACTACCAGGGTAGCCATCTGAGAGGCAGAAGAGTCTGAGAACCCACTGTGTATGGGGCTAACAGAAGGGCTTTAGGGGGTTTGACctacaggaaagaaggaaggtggTCAGGACAAAAGCAGGTGGTGTGCTTAGGGGTAAAGCAATGGCTCAGAAACAACTTAGGGGCTCAGTCCTGGCTCCATACTGCCTCTCCCCCATTCCCCACTCTTGGGAGCCAGGCTATAGGGTGGTGCTAGGCCCTTGCTGGAAACTGGCTGGTTCTATTTCAGAACAAAGTTCTGGACGTGGATGGTGTGAAGGTGAAGCTGCAGGTGAGGTGCTGGAAGGgccaagttgggggaaggggacaccagggaggggctgggcagcCAGACCTGTGCCTGTTGCTGCAGATCTGGGACACAGCTGGTCAGGAGCGGTTCCGCAGTGTCACCCATGCCTATTACCGGGATGCTCATGGTAAGCCCATGGATGCATGGCCCAGCTCCCAGGGAGTTGAGACTATGGTCTGTGGGTACCCTGCTTGGAGGGTTATCTGAGCAAGAGGGTTTAGGTGACAGGGGATGTCCTCACTTGGCCTCTGCTCTCAGCACTGCTGCTGCTCTATGATGTCACCAGCAAGTCTTCCTTCGACAACATCCAGGTCAGTGGCCTCCTTCCTGGTAGGGCCTGACCCATCCCAACCTCCTCTATGCACAAACATATGAGAGTCCTTCTGGGACGGAGGTGGCTCAGGTCGAGTATGGGCTAAGGTGGGCCTGGGTGACATCCAACTCTCTTGAAGGGACTCCTTGGCTAAGTTATCTGTAAAGTTGGGTGCCCCTACTTGACCCATGGGGGGCACTTCTGGAGACAGGCAGAGGCCTTGGGGCAGGAGCAGAGCGTGCAGGGAGCACCAGCCTTTCCCCCTACAGGCCTGGCTGACAGAGATCCAAGAGTACGCCCAGCACAATGCGGTGCTCATGCTGCTGGGGAACAAGGTGGGAGGCCTGTCCTGTCCTCCCCAGCCTGGCCCCACAAAGAAAAGGTGATGGGGGTGGGTAGTGAGCCATGGGCCAGCTGTCATCAAGACCTCTGTGCTTGGGCCAGGTGGACTCTGCCCATGAGCATGTGGTGAAGAGGGAAGATGGAGAAAAGTTAGCCAAGGTGAGTTAGGGTAGGGGAGGTGGGTGGCGACGGTGCCCCTAAGGATGTGGAATCTGGGCCATCCACATCAGGCCACCAGCCGACTGGCAGCAGCTGTTTGCAGGAGTATGGGCTGCCCTTCATGGAGACCAGCGCCAAGACGGGCCTCAATGTGGACTTGGCCTTCACGGCCATTGCAAAGTAAGTCCTGGGGGTCACCAGAAAAGACCAAGCTCAGGGTCTAAACCCTCCTATTGGGGGTATAGGAGGCCATGTTGTTTTGTCACCCTTGCTCTGTAGGGAGTTGAAGCAGCGCTCCATGAAGGTTCCCAGTGAGCCCCGCTTCCGGCTGCATGATTATGTTAAGAGGGAGGGCCGAGGGAATTCCTGCTGCCAACCCTGAACCTGGCTGAGCTCAATCCCTGTCTTGGAAGTCTGTGCAGGTCTACAGGCCCTTCTGACCTTGTCACCCAGCGGCCAACCCTAAGGTGTCTGTTTCTAGGACCTCAGGTCTAACTTTACTCCTCCCAGCAGCAGCCTTGATATTCAGTCCCCACAAGTAGGTTTTGGAGCAGCAGCAGGCCCACAGCCTCCCTTCACTGGCTGTGGCCTTAATACCTTGCTCTCAAGGCCTGCATGTTGAACGGGTCTTCTGCATGAAGGAAGGAAATGCCTCACCAAGTGCACAGACCTTGGTCCAGCACTCTGCTGCCCTCTCCTGGGCACACTCAGTTCTTTGGCTAGGCCACTGGCTGGGCTGGCACATGTACCCCTTTGAAAAGCCATGTCTTTACCTGCAGACACTGCTCAGGTAGGGAGAGGACTCCTGCCCACACCTGGGACAGAAGTCTGCATCACTAATAACATCATGTATTTGTATGCCCTGGGAGCCACCTGCTCCCAACTCACCGATATAAGGCTCTGGTTCACCAGTCTTCTCATGTGACCCTGGAGGATTACCTAAAGCTGTGTGCTACTGTGAAAAGCATGTGGGCAGTCATCCAAATATCAGGAAACTAGGATTACCAGAGCAGCCTGCTGACCTGGAGATGAGGTCCCATTTACTCACAGCTGAAGTCTGTGTTTGCCAAGCATGCTCCACCTTGCACTTGGTCTTTTGATTGCAAGCCTTTGTTTTCAGTCCTAGTgaataaaattctgttttctaaattttctatctCATCCATTGAAAGAAATGCCAGTCCTCCCCCAACCCAAGGCTGCTTCCAACCCCAACGCTCTTTAAGAGCACATGGAGCTTAAGTGGTTTGTGTTTAACTTCACAATTTCCAACAATAGAGAAAGGAGCACTCAAGTGTCTGCAACAGAAGACTTCAAGACTCACACTGGGGTAAAGGCATAAAaaacagtccttttttttttctttggccttaCAGGCAAAAATGGAGAAGGCAGTCCCAAGGAATTTCCATTATCATACCTCTACCCCTTTTCCACCATCGCTCCAGAGATGAGCCATCCCTCTGGGGTGCCAAGGGAATACTACAATGATGACGCtttaagagaaaagaatcaaCTCACTGCCTTTGCTTTATTGTTAAGCAGCTCAGACACACACAGTAGCTGCCTTACCATCAAGTTTTCCTGTCCGCTGGGCCTCCTCGTTGAGATTAATTCAGATTCGAGGTCTGCTGCCGGGTCACGACAACCCTGAAAGTCAAACAGCGCGGAAATATAGAGGCCTCCTCTCCCCCATTTTGGGCAAGACCTATTTTCAATTCCAGACCCTCCCCATCAAAGATGCGCACCCTAAGCCTCAGTGTTGCAAAATAATCAGGCTGCACATGCAGCTTTCATACGAGGTGTCAGAAATTAGAGCAACTCATCATAGGCTTGGGACTGAATCGGGGAAACCAGGCCTGGCCCAGTCTTACCTGTAGGGCGCTGAAGGTCTGAAATTCGGGAAGGTACGTTTAAACTCTCAGGGCCAAGATGAGTTCAGGCCAAGACTGGATCCGGGGGTCTGGCTAGTCTGCAGGGATCAGGCTACCGCCAAAGTTCCACACGAAGCCCAGCTACTCCCGGAATTGTAACAAATCACAACAGGAACGGAACCAACTCGCCCACACCACGAAAGGATGGAAGAACGCTAGGCTCAACCTTTTATAGAAACAACTCACCTCTGTGATTGGGCACTCTTAGTTGAAGTGCCCGCCTTCCCTTGCCGCTGATACGCTCCTTGTCTCTACAGCATTATTTTCACCAATCGTGCCGTGGCATTTCTTTTGGAGGCGGTTTCTCAGGCCAAGACCCAGAGTTCCTCCCTTTTGTAGAGTCCATTGAGCCTAACTGTGAGCGACGGATACACATAGCCAATCAGACTCCGCAGTGCAACATAGAGTGATTCTGAAACGGCCAATCCCGCCCCGCAGCGACGGGACCGCCGGAAGTCGTAGTTTCTGAAGCTTTGCGAGAGAGGCAGACACCACGGCCCTGAGAGCAGGAGAACTACAAGTACCGGCGGGCGCAGCTCCTGAGCGCTTCCGGCTCGCGCGTCTTGTCCCTTTCCCAGCTGGCGGCCGAGGGGCACCATGAAGCGGGAGGGGGAGCGGCGGCCGCCGGCGGGTGAGTGTCCGCGCGGCGCGCCTGGCCCGGGGCTCGCGCCTCGAGTCCGCGCCGGAGAGGGGCGGGGCGGGCGCGCTGGGGCCCCGCGCGGGGGCAGTCTAGTGTGGGGGGGCGGGGCCGGGTCGGTCCGGGGTCTCTGCGTCGGTCCTGTCTATCTTGCCTGTCAGCTCGTCTGTCACTCGCTCCATGCCTTCTTTCTCTCACTTTTGGTTCCTTCTTCCtgcgtgccaggcactgttctagccGCCAGGGAACTGCGGGAACACGATCCCAGTTCTCGTAAGCTCATCTTGTGGTGCAAGGTTCCTGAACCTCGGCGCTATTGACACGGCCGGATCATTCTTTGCTGCCAGGGGCTGTCCCGTGCGTTGCAGGATATTGAGCACCATCGTTGGTTTACCCCCACTAGATAGTAAACACACACCCTCTGCAGTTGTGacaacaaaaatgtctccagacattggcAAACGTCTCCTGGGGGGCATCCTTACACCCATGGTCTAGAGAAATAGCCTAACAATGGCCAGACGAAATCTCAAAGGAGAGTGAGAAGTgctatgaaagaaagaaacagggggCTGAGAAAGCAGGGGTGGGGCAGCGCTACTGTTAGCCACAGACCTGATGGAGCAGCAGCTGGTCCTGGGACGATGGGGATTCACTCCAAGTAGAGGGAGCAAGATATACAAAGGCTAGGAGTAAGAAAGGCCTTGATGTACCCCAGCGAGTATGGCAAAGTGGTGGAGTCGAGAGATGAAGTCAGTGAAGCCAGAGCGGGTTcagggggtgtggggtggggattTGATGGTGCTGACAAGCAGGCTTTTGGAGAACTTGAAGCACAGGACAGGTGGGAGCAGATCTAGGTCTAGTAAAGAGCCTTGTGGTTGGGTGTGGAGATCGGACTTTGGGATTTAGTCAGGAAGCAGGAAAGGGTGAGAAGGCTGGGCTTAAGCTTTTAGTTCCCATTGGGTCAGGCTGTCCAGGCACAGTTGTCTTGAACAGCAAGGGTGGATCCAAGGGTGAGTGCTGCTGGGTCCCAGCTGCTGTCAGGGAACAGGGTGGGATTGCACCCTGCTTTGCTGCCTCACTTGTATAGGAGCGCCATGCTGCCTGGACTGTCTACATACCTTTCTCATCACCCCTCAGGCTCCTCTCCAGGGACACACAGGCCCTTTCTTGTGGGCTGCCTGCCCCCTACCCTTCCCCAGACTTGTggccttccttttcctctttcttccctttggcCCCACCATTCCCCACGTCAGTCCCCTTCCCTGAGGGCCTGTGTGGCAGGCACTGCCTTTCTGATATAAATGCCACTTGACCTGCTGTGGGCATTCGAGTTTCTCCACAAAAGCCTTGGTCCCTGTATCCCAAAGTTCCTGCATCCTATAGCAACAATCTCTCCAGGAAGCCAGACCCTCCCTCTGAGGGGGAGTAGGGATGTGGGCAGCCTAGCTGAGAAAGGTGACTGGCCAGGAAAGAGGGGCCTAGGATTAGGTCCCCCAACCTGAGAGGTTCCTGTGAAGTAATTTCCACTGTCGCTAAGGGTCAAGATGTTTCTGAGACTGAATGGAAAAGATCATAGTCTTTAAGCACTGGCTGAAAAGTGCctcagagagagggaaaggagataTGTGGGACACCAACTCTCTGCCTGCCTCCCTAAATGATGGTCAAACATGGGTCAGACTTGTGTTTAGCCATCATTGTGCGTTCCAGTGCAAGTCCTGCCCCCCAGTGGGATGACCCTTGGGTATCTGGCTGGATGAAGGAACAGATAGGCTGGGAAGTGGGAAGAAGGTGAAGCCACAGGGACTGCTGGCCTGGGCTCACTGTCAGTGTGAAACTGCAAGCAGCTGCTCTTGCACCTGGTATGGGGCTGTGCAAGTGCATGGTGTGGCTCCTAGATTTGTGGCAGCAGTGGAGGAAGCAAAAAGAATGCAACTTGACCAGTTGGTGTGACCTCTTGCTGGTATATCCCTGGATGAGACTACTGGCCTCTCTCAGCCTCCATCTTCAGATCTCACAGAAGAGCTGCAGTCGGTGAAGCCTCACCCTTGACCCACGCATCATTTCTTGTGGTTCCTTCTAGATGTGGGTCTGTCTCTACTTCATGTTATGAGAAATTTAAAGCCTGGAGTCACATGGCTGTTAAAGGGTAGCAGTGGGATTTGAACCGGGCCTGTCTAGCACCTGTGGCCTTCATGACAGACACCAGTGTGTAAAGTGCCAGCACGTGCTCAGTCTCAAGAGCTGTTGGCTGGTGTGTCTGGCTCTGAATCTGGGTACCCACTGGCCTGGCCTTACTGGTGGGTACCTAGGACTTCACTGGGCCTTCTAGCTTATGTAGGAGGGACCCTTGGAGAGGGACCTATCAACCCCTTACCCTTTGACAGGTGCCCTGGGGTCCCCAGTATACTGGCCCTGGAGGAGGGGAGATGTGAttgcttcctggaggaggctgCAGCCAGGTAGGGCAGGTGAAGGAGGAAGATGGGCACAAGGGCTGGTGTTGGTGACATATAGACCTGGTACTTAAAAACCCCAAGCAGGAGAAGGCAGGCTATCTGGGAGATGAACCGATCCCAGGAGCACCTGTGTGGAAGGGACAGCCTTGAAGAAACCCAGGGCTGAGGATGGTGGGGTGTTCTGGATGCCCCTGCTGGAGTAGAGGAGGCTGTGTGATGGAGTAGGTCGGGTGGGTCTGtgccctctgccttctgccttccTGTGGCACCTTCAGACCCAGATCTGGCCCGGGGCATTCATGTAGGGTGTTAGCTTCCCAGCTTCTCCAGGGTGGCAAGAAGGATGAAGCCAGGGAGACAGAAGTGTAAGCTGAGCCCTGGGCAC includes:
- the RAB26 gene encoding ras-related protein Rab-26 isoform X2; translation: MSRKKTPKSKGASVRAASALPATNGPRLACPRTAHPGPDAPLNRPPQANRPSLGSGSDLYDVAFKVMLVGDSGVGKTCLLVRFKDGAFLAGTFISTVGIDFRNKVLDVDGVKVKLQIWDTAGQERFRSVTHAYYRDAHALLLLYDVTSKSSFDNIQAWLTEIQEYAQHNAVLMLLGNKVDSAHEHVVKREDGEKLAKLFAGVWAALHGDQRQDGPQCGLGLHGHCKGVEAALHEGSQ
- the RAB26 gene encoding ras-related protein Rab-26 isoform X4, encoding MSRKKTPKSKGASVRAASALPATNGPRLACPRTAHPGPDAPLNRPPQANRPSLGSGSDLYDVAFKVMLVGDSGVGKTCLLVRFKDGAFLAGTFISTVGIDFRNKVLDVDGVKVKLQIWDTAGQERFRSVTHAYYRDAHALLLLYDVTSKSSFDNIQVDSAHEHVVKREDGEKLAKLFAGVWAALHGDQRQDGPQCGLGLHGHCKGVEAALHEGSQ
- the RAB26 gene encoding ras-related protein Rab-26 isoform X1 — translated: MSRKKTPKSKGASVRAASALPATNGPRLACPRTAHPGPDAPLNRPPQANRPSLGSGSDLYDVAFKVMLVGDSGVGKTCLLVRFKDGAFLAGTFISTVGIDFRNKVLDVDGVKVKLQIWDTAGQERFRSVTHAYYRDAHALLLLYDVTSKSSFDNIQAWLTEIQEYAQHNAVLMLLGNKVDSAHEHVVKREDGEKLAKEYGLPFMETSAKTGLNVDLAFTAIAKELKQRSMKVPSEPRFRLHDYVKREGRGNSCCQP
- the RAB26 gene encoding ras-related protein Rab-26 isoform X3, coding for MSRKKTPKSKGASVRAASALPATNGPRLACPRTAHPGPDAPLNRPPQANRPSLGSGSDLYDVAFKVMLVGDSGVGKTCLLVRFKDGAFLAGTFISTVGIDFRNKVLDVDGVKVKLQIWDTAGQERFRSVTHAYYRDAHALLLLYDVTSKSSFDNIQVDSAHEHVVKREDGEKLAKEYGLPFMETSAKTGLNVDLAFTAIAKELKQRSMKVPSEPRFRLHDYVKREGRGNSCCQP